One segment of Alistipes finegoldii DSM 17242 DNA contains the following:
- the cls gene encoding cardiolipin synthase, translated as MYLLLAIHIAWTLGAVPLVTRQKRLPASAAAWLALILLLPVAGTLLYVLAGYRPHLPAAERRAYRGDRLGQIIARGCGTRITRHNSVELLHNGNNAFTALIASLQRAVRSIHMEYYIIRDDRIGRTIAEILIRKARAGLEVRVIYDAVGSWRLSRTMLRRMHEAGVETAAFEPVRFPWFTTRVTRRNHRKIVVTDGKVAYLGGINIAKYYLDGDYMGKWRDEHLRVEGDAVADLQKLFIADWARVRGESLDIRRHIAPHDIRQRLPIQLAWAEEGSSRLTIAEAFAAAIVRAQRRVRISSPYFLPPAMLLDALRLAARSGVRVQVMIPTCSDSPFTDLISDSYVGDLLDAGIELYRYANGFLHAKLLIVDDDTASVGTANMDYRSLLDNLEVTAFIRDRQVVRELSATFDGDLASCRRIVRGEWRPAAWRRTLGDVLRLVSPLM; from the coding sequence ATGTATCTGCTGCTTGCAATTCACATCGCATGGACGCTCGGAGCCGTTCCGCTCGTCACCCGACAGAAACGTCTGCCCGCGTCGGCTGCGGCGTGGCTGGCGCTGATCCTGCTGCTCCCCGTAGCCGGCACGCTGCTCTACGTACTGGCTGGTTACCGGCCGCACCTCCCGGCGGCGGAACGCCGCGCATACCGCGGCGACCGTCTCGGACAGATCATCGCACGGGGCTGCGGCACACGCATCACCCGCCACAACAGCGTCGAACTGCTCCACAACGGCAACAACGCCTTCACGGCGCTGATCGCCTCGCTCCAGCGGGCCGTGCGGTCGATCCACATGGAGTACTACATCATCCGCGACGACCGCATCGGACGCACCATCGCCGAAATCCTGATACGCAAAGCCCGTGCGGGACTCGAAGTGCGCGTCATCTACGACGCCGTCGGCTCGTGGCGGCTCAGCCGCACGATGCTGCGCCGCATGCACGAGGCGGGCGTCGAGACGGCGGCTTTCGAACCGGTGCGTTTCCCGTGGTTCACCACGCGCGTCACCCGCCGCAACCACCGCAAAATAGTCGTTACGGACGGAAAGGTCGCCTACTTGGGTGGCATAAACATTGCGAAATACTACCTCGACGGAGATTACATGGGCAAGTGGCGCGACGAGCACCTTCGCGTCGAGGGCGACGCCGTCGCCGACCTGCAGAAGCTCTTCATCGCCGACTGGGCGCGCGTACGCGGCGAGAGTCTCGACATCCGCCGCCATATCGCGCCGCACGACATCCGGCAGCGGCTGCCGATCCAGCTCGCATGGGCCGAAGAGGGTTCCTCGCGGCTGACCATCGCCGAGGCGTTCGCCGCGGCCATCGTCCGGGCGCAGCGCAGGGTGCGCATATCCTCGCCCTACTTCCTGCCGCCCGCGATGCTGCTCGACGCGCTGCGGCTGGCGGCCCGGAGCGGCGTGAGGGTGCAGGTGATGATCCCGACGTGCAGCGACTCGCCGTTCACGGACCTGATATCGGACTCCTACGTCGGAGACCTGCTCGACGCGGGGATCGAACTCTACCGCTACGCCAACGGCTTCCTGCATGCCAAACTGCTGATCGTGGACGACGACACGGCCTCGGTCGGCACCGCGAACATGGATTACCGCAGTCTGCTGGACAACCTCGAAGTCACGGCCTTCATCCGCGACCGGCAGGTCGTCCGGGAGCTGTCCGCCACCTTCGACGGCGATCTGGCCTCGTGCCGGCGGATCGTGCGGGGCGAATGGCGGCCGGCGGCATGGCGGCGCACGCTGGGCGATGTGCTGCGGCTCGTGTCACCCCTGATGTAA
- the greA gene encoding transcription elongation factor GreA has product MAKEIIYLTAEGYKKLRDELDHMRSVERPAISAAIAEARDKGDLSENAEYDAAREAQGMLEMRIAKLEDSLANARVIDESKIDKSKVQILSKVTLLNHNTKKEMVYTIVAEHEANLREGKLAIGTPIAKALLGHKKGDRVDVEVPAGTIHFEILDISI; this is encoded by the coding sequence ATGGCAAAAGAGATTATCTATCTGACAGCGGAGGGGTACAAGAAACTCAGGGACGAGCTCGACCACATGCGTTCCGTCGAGCGTCCTGCAATTTCGGCGGCGATCGCCGAAGCGCGCGACAAGGGCGACCTTTCGGAGAACGCAGAGTACGACGCTGCCCGCGAGGCGCAGGGTATGCTGGAGATGCGTATAGCCAAGCTGGAGGATTCGCTTGCCAACGCACGGGTGATCGACGAGTCGAAAATCGACAAGAGCAAGGTGCAGATTCTGAGCAAAGTGACGCTGCTGAATCACAACACCAAGAAGGAGATGGTCTACACCATCGTCGCCGAGCACGAAGCCAACCTGCGCGAGGGCAAGCTGGCCATCGGCACGCCGATCGCCAAAGCGCTGCTGGGCCACAAGAAGGGCGACCGGGTCGACGTGGAGGTTCCCGCCGGAACGATTCACTTCGAGATCCTCGACATCAGCATTTAG
- the mdh gene encoding malate dehydrogenase, producing the protein MSKVTVVGAGAVGATCANVMACREVASEVVLIDIKEGLSEGKMLDMYQCSTLMDFDTKLVGVTNDYKQTANSDVVVITSGIPRKPGMTREELIGTNANIMKGVIENVVKYSPRAIIIVVANPMDTLTYLALKASGLPKNRIIGMGGALDSSRFKCYLAKATGANINNVDGMVIGGHGDTTMIPLVSKATVNGVPVSQFASKKKLEEAVANTMVGGATLTKLIGTSAWYAPGAASAMMVEAILNDQKKMIPCSCLLEGEYGQSDICIGVPAIIGRKGIEKIVKIDLSKEEAEKFAASADAVRKTNNVLHEIKAI; encoded by the coding sequence ATGTCAAAAGTTACAGTAGTAGGTGCAGGTGCCGTAGGCGCAACCTGCGCGAATGTAATGGCTTGCCGCGAGGTCGCAAGCGAAGTAGTCCTGATCGACATCAAGGAGGGTCTTTCTGAAGGCAAGATGCTGGACATGTACCAGTGCTCGACGCTGATGGACTTCGACACCAAACTCGTAGGCGTCACCAACGATTACAAGCAGACCGCCAATTCGGACGTCGTCGTCATCACTTCGGGCATTCCCCGCAAGCCGGGCATGACCCGCGAAGAGCTGATCGGCACCAACGCCAACATCATGAAGGGCGTAATCGAAAACGTTGTCAAGTACTCGCCGCGCGCCATCATCATCGTCGTCGCCAACCCGATGGACACGCTGACCTATCTGGCGCTCAAGGCTTCGGGACTTCCGAAGAACCGCATCATCGGCATGGGCGGCGCGCTCGACTCGTCGCGCTTCAAGTGCTATCTGGCCAAAGCCACCGGCGCCAACATCAACAACGTTGACGGCATGGTCATCGGCGGCCACGGCGACACGACGATGATTCCGCTCGTCTCGAAGGCTACCGTAAACGGCGTTCCCGTATCGCAGTTCGCATCGAAGAAGAAGCTCGAAGAGGCCGTAGCCAACACGATGGTGGGCGGCGCCACGCTGACCAAGCTCATCGGCACGTCGGCATGGTACGCTCCGGGAGCCGCTTCGGCAATGATGGTGGAGGCGATCCTCAACGACCAGAAAAAGATGATTCCCTGCTCATGCCTGCTCGAAGGCGAATACGGCCAGTCGGACATCTGCATCGGCGTTCCCGCGATCATCGGCCGCAAGGGCATCGAGAAGATCGTGAAGATCGACCTTTCGAAGGAAGAGGCCGAGAAGTTCGCAGCTTCGGCCGACGCGGTCCGCAAGACCAACAACGTGCTCCACGAGATCAAGGCGATCTAG
- a CDS encoding TonB-dependent receptor, giving the protein MKKYLLPALFMCLYAGASAAETPKRSTDANLFGHVVDRETHEHLPYATVAVTGTAFGTTTDASGHYFLKNLPEGELTLEVRALGYAVLEKKVTLERGQTLELNFEVMQSGISMDEVVVSASRSATLRREAPALVSVLDAALFEKTNASCLAQGLSFQPGVRVEDDCQNCGFAQVRINGLDGHYSQILVDSHPVFSALTGVYGLEQIPANMIERVEVLRGGGSALYGSSAIGGTINVITKEPSRNSAQLAHTLTSLGGSNSYDNNTMLNASLVTESGRAGLCVFAQNRHRSGYDHDGDGFTELPLINSRSAGMRSFFRTGAYSRITAQYHHIDEYRRGGDLLDLPPHEVMVAEQTDHSIDGGSLSFDISSADRRNRFNAYASFQNTARKSYYGSKQDPDAYGTTHDLTVAAGVQYVHAFRKLLFMPAELTLGSEYSYDDLNDRSIGYDITTAQTVHIVGGYLQNEWKTKRWSLLIGGRFDKHNLVDHVIFSPRANIRFNPSEAVNLRVSYAGGYRAPQAFDEDMHIAVVGGKRVRIRLADDLKEERSHSVSLSADLYHNFGRVQTNLLVEGFYTILDDVFALRDLEDTDDGGKIKERYNGSGAAVRGFNVEGRAIFTRWFELQAGVTLQQSRYKEPEQWSEDADVPPVRRMFRTPDAYGYFTASFKPVRNFTADLTGTCTGSMLVQHMAGSGVAQDAAVLTPSFFDMNVRLSYDLRIYKEITLQLYGGVQNLFNAYQKDFGKGADRDSGYIYGPSLPRSWFVGAKFSF; this is encoded by the coding sequence ATGAAAAAATATCTGTTGCCGGCACTCTTCATGTGTCTGTATGCCGGTGCGTCGGCCGCGGAGACGCCGAAGAGGAGCACCGACGCCAATCTTTTCGGCCACGTCGTGGACCGTGAAACCCATGAACACCTTCCCTATGCGACCGTCGCCGTGACGGGCACGGCATTCGGCACCACGACCGACGCGTCGGGACACTATTTTCTGAAAAACCTGCCCGAAGGCGAGCTGACGCTCGAAGTCCGTGCGCTGGGGTACGCCGTGCTGGAGAAAAAGGTGACGCTCGAACGGGGACAGACCCTCGAACTGAATTTCGAGGTGATGCAGAGCGGCATTTCGATGGACGAAGTGGTCGTCTCGGCCAGCCGCTCGGCCACGCTGCGGCGCGAAGCGCCTGCGCTGGTGAGCGTGCTGGACGCCGCGCTGTTCGAGAAAACGAACGCTTCGTGTCTGGCGCAGGGGCTTTCGTTCCAGCCCGGCGTGCGGGTCGAGGACGACTGCCAGAACTGCGGCTTCGCGCAGGTGCGCATCAACGGACTCGACGGCCATTATTCGCAGATTCTCGTCGATTCGCATCCGGTCTTTTCGGCCCTGACGGGCGTCTACGGACTGGAGCAGATTCCGGCCAACATGATCGAGCGGGTCGAGGTGCTGCGCGGCGGCGGTTCGGCGCTGTACGGCTCGTCGGCCATCGGCGGCACGATCAACGTCATCACCAAGGAACCTTCGCGCAATTCGGCGCAATTGGCGCATACGCTGACCTCGCTCGGCGGCAGCAACTCCTACGACAACAACACGATGCTCAATGCGTCGCTCGTGACCGAGAGCGGCCGTGCGGGGCTTTGCGTCTTCGCTCAGAACCGCCACCGTTCGGGGTACGACCACGACGGCGACGGATTTACCGAGCTGCCCCTGATCAACAGCCGGTCGGCCGGCATGCGGTCGTTCTTCCGCACGGGCGCCTATTCGCGCATCACGGCGCAGTACCACCACATCGACGAATACCGCCGCGGCGGCGACCTGCTGGACCTGCCGCCCCACGAGGTGATGGTGGCCGAGCAGACCGACCACTCGATCGACGGCGGAAGCCTTTCGTTCGACATCTCGTCGGCCGACCGCCGCAACCGTTTCAACGCCTATGCGTCGTTCCAGAATACGGCCCGCAAGAGCTACTACGGCAGCAAGCAGGACCCCGACGCATACGGTACGACGCACGACCTTACGGTCGCGGCGGGCGTACAGTACGTCCATGCGTTCCGGAAACTGCTTTTCATGCCCGCCGAACTGACGCTCGGCAGCGAATACAGCTACGACGACCTGAACGACCGTTCGATCGGCTACGACATCACCACCGCCCAGACGGTGCATATCGTGGGCGGCTACCTGCAGAACGAATGGAAAACGAAGAGATGGTCGCTGCTGATCGGCGGACGTTTCGACAAGCATAATCTGGTGGACCACGTGATTTTCAGTCCCCGCGCAAATATTCGTTTCAACCCTTCGGAGGCGGTGAACCTGCGCGTGAGCTATGCGGGCGGCTATCGGGCGCCGCAGGCCTTCGACGAGGACATGCATATCGCCGTGGTGGGCGGCAAGCGGGTCCGCATCCGGCTCGCCGACGACCTCAAGGAGGAGCGTTCGCACAGCGTGAGCCTTTCGGCCGACCTTTATCACAACTTCGGCAGGGTGCAGACCAACCTGCTGGTCGAGGGGTTCTATACGATTCTCGACGACGTCTTCGCACTGCGCGATCTGGAAGATACGGACGACGGAGGCAAGATCAAGGAGCGTTACAACGGTTCGGGCGCCGCCGTGCGCGGCTTCAACGTCGAGGGGCGGGCGATCTTCACCCGCTGGTTCGAACTGCAGGCGGGCGTAACCCTCCAGCAGAGCCGCTATAAGGAGCCTGAACAGTGGAGCGAGGACGCCGACGTGCCGCCCGTGCGCCGCATGTTCCGCACCCCCGACGCCTACGGCTACTTCACGGCGTCGTTCAAGCCGGTCCGGAACTTCACGGCCGACCTGACGGGAACCTGCACCGGCTCGATGCTCGTGCAGCACATGGCCGGATCGGGCGTCGCGCAGGATGCGGCCGTCTTGACGCCGTCGTTCTTCGACATGAACGTCCGCCTGTCGTACGACCTGCGTATCTACAAGGAGATAACCTTGCAGCTTTACGGGGGCGTGCAGAACCTCTTCAATGCCTACCAGAAGGATTTCGGCAAGGGCGCCGACCGCGATTCGGGCTATATCTACGGTCCGTCGCTGCCCCGCAGCTGGTTCGTCGGCGCGAAGTTCAGTTTCTGA
- a CDS encoding DNA-directed RNA polymerase subunit omega, whose amino-acid sequence MEIKKNIPNNTITRKLVDLDRETGNVYESINIIARRANQIATELKTELNRKLADFSSPTDTMEETFENREQIEISRYYERLPKPAIIATEEFLDDELFFKENKEVKEA is encoded by the coding sequence ATGGAAATCAAGAAGAACATTCCCAACAACACCATTACGCGTAAACTGGTCGATCTGGACCGGGAGACCGGCAATGTCTACGAGTCGATAAATATCATCGCCCGCCGCGCCAACCAGATCGCAACCGAGCTGAAGACCGAGCTGAACCGCAAGCTCGCCGACTTCTCATCGCCCACGGACACCATGGAGGAGACCTTCGAGAACCGCGAGCAGATCGAGATTTCGCGCTATTACGAGCGTCTTCCCAAGCCCGCGATCATCGCCACCGAGGAGTTCCTCGACGACGAGCTTTTCTTCAAGGAGAACAAAGAGGTCAAGGAGGCGTAA
- a CDS encoding Gfo/Idh/MocA family protein translates to MRSLGCDLVAAHDVFDSVGMIDGYFPRAYFTTDPDDFRRRMVAGRAEFLTVCTPNYLHCTHTVTGLEAGLDVICEKPLALTPDELSRMETCSRAAGRRVFPILQLRLHPEIERLKRMVDCAPPRQFMM, encoded by the coding sequence ATGCGGTCGCTTGGGTGCGATCTGGTGGCGGCGCACGATGTATTCGACAGCGTGGGGATGATCGACGGGTATTTCCCCCGCGCCTATTTCACCACCGATCCGGATGATTTCAGAAGGCGCATGGTCGCCGGCCGTGCGGAATTTCTGACGGTCTGCACCCCGAATTACCTCCATTGCACCCATACCGTAACGGGATTGGAGGCGGGGCTCGATGTGATTTGTGAAAAGCCGCTGGCACTGACTCCGGACGAGTTGTCGAGGATGGAGACCTGCAGCCGGGCCGCGGGCAGGCGCGTATTCCCCATATTGCAGCTGCGCCTTCATCCGGAAATAGAGCGGCTGAAACGGATGGTCGACTGCGCCCCCCCCCGACAATTTATGATGTAG
- a CDS encoding histidine phosphatase family protein — MDKLSTLAAANQQRAQEVIRDSGIESIWRSVGAEPHLVGSLRTGLLITHRDIDFHIYSSPLRVADSFAAMARLAENSRIRRIEYGNLLDTSEECLEWHAWYADADDQLWQIDMIHMPKGSAYDGYFERVADRIAAVLTDQTRETILRLKYETPETEKIMGIEYYQAVLRDGVRTYAEFEAWRAANPVTGVLEWMP, encoded by the coding sequence ATGGACAAACTCAGCACCCTCGCCGCCGCGAACCAGCAGCGCGCCCAAGAGGTCATCCGCGACAGCGGCATCGAAAGCATCTGGCGTTCCGTGGGCGCCGAACCGCATTTGGTCGGCTCGCTCCGCACGGGACTGCTGATAACGCACCGCGACATCGACTTCCACATCTACTCATCGCCCCTGCGCGTAGCGGACAGCTTCGCCGCCATGGCCCGGCTGGCCGAAAACAGCCGCATCCGCCGCATCGAATACGGCAACCTGCTCGACACGAGCGAGGAGTGCCTCGAATGGCACGCATGGTATGCCGACGCCGACGACCAGCTTTGGCAGATCGACATGATCCACATGCCGAAAGGCTCGGCCTACGACGGCTATTTCGAACGGGTTGCCGACCGGATCGCCGCCGTGCTGACCGACCAAACGCGCGAAACCATCCTCCGGCTCAAATACGAAACTCCGGAGACCGAGAAAATCATGGGTATCGAATACTATCAGGCCGTGCTGCGCGACGGAGTCCGCACCTACGCCGAATTTGAGGCATGGCGCGCCGCAAACCCCGTCACCGGCGTGCTGGAGTGGATGCCGTGA
- the recN gene encoding DNA repair protein RecN, with amino-acid sequence MLRRLSVENYALIEKLEMELDPHLNIITGETGAGKSILLGALGLLLGAKNDGSAMKDAARNCVVEGTFDLSGRGMESFFDENDLDYAPETHVTRMITPAGKSRAFINDIPVQLAQLREFGTRLIDIHSQHQNLILSSEEFRTSALDTVAGNGGLLAQYTAQYARLSELRRQLAALREAAADGRRDEEWLRFQCEELTAANLREGEQAATEAELAVLENADRIGEVLTTLRNAFDADETGILTLLKNSENDLVRIREHYPAAGEYAERIHSVLEELKDIDNAAAADCERIDADPERLAKLSARLDTLYALQQKHRVASEAELIAARDGYAARLAAIVHGDEEIAATEKALHETEQKAAALADRLHKAREKAAAGFAKQILATLTQLGMPDTVFEVALTPLAELGRTGRDNVVFLFTANRSATPQPVERIASGGELSRVMLALKALLARCMQLPTVIFDEIDTGVSGRIADAMGEIIESLSATMQVVDITHLPQVASKGSAHFVVYKQDGRTGIRRLTAEERITEIAKMLSGSRITDAAVAQARILLGK; translated from the coding sequence ATGTTACGTCGTCTATCGGTTGAGAATTACGCGCTTATCGAAAAGCTCGAAATGGAGCTGGACCCGCACCTGAACATCATCACGGGTGAGACAGGAGCCGGCAAATCCATCCTGCTCGGTGCTTTGGGCCTGCTGCTCGGAGCCAAGAACGACGGCTCGGCCATGAAAGACGCGGCGCGCAACTGCGTGGTCGAGGGTACTTTCGACCTTTCGGGCCGCGGTATGGAGTCGTTCTTCGACGAGAACGACCTCGACTATGCTCCCGAAACGCACGTTACGCGCATGATAACCCCGGCCGGCAAGAGCCGCGCCTTCATCAACGACATTCCGGTCCAGCTCGCGCAGCTGCGCGAATTCGGCACCCGCCTGATCGACATACACTCCCAGCACCAGAACCTGATTCTCTCCTCGGAGGAGTTCCGCACCTCGGCGCTCGACACCGTGGCCGGAAACGGCGGGCTGCTCGCGCAGTACACGGCGCAGTACGCCCGGCTTTCCGAACTGCGGCGCCAGCTCGCAGCCCTGCGCGAAGCGGCCGCCGACGGCCGCCGCGACGAGGAGTGGCTGCGTTTCCAGTGCGAAGAGCTGACCGCCGCCAACCTCCGCGAAGGCGAGCAGGCCGCGACCGAAGCGGAACTTGCCGTACTGGAAAACGCCGACCGCATCGGCGAAGTCCTCACCACGCTCCGCAACGCATTCGACGCCGACGAAACGGGGATTCTCACCCTGCTCAAAAACTCGGAAAACGACCTCGTACGCATCCGCGAACACTACCCCGCCGCCGGGGAGTACGCCGAGCGCATACACTCGGTGCTCGAAGAGCTGAAAGACATCGACAACGCCGCGGCCGCCGACTGCGAACGGATCGACGCCGACCCCGAACGGCTGGCGAAGCTCTCGGCGCGTCTCGACACCCTCTATGCGCTCCAGCAGAAGCACCGCGTCGCCTCCGAAGCCGAACTGATCGCCGCACGCGACGGTTACGCCGCCCGGCTGGCGGCCATCGTCCACGGCGACGAGGAGATCGCCGCGACCGAAAAAGCGCTGCACGAAACCGAGCAGAAAGCGGCCGCATTGGCCGACCGCCTGCACAAAGCCCGCGAAAAAGCCGCCGCAGGCTTCGCGAAACAGATCCTTGCCACGCTGACGCAACTGGGCATGCCCGACACGGTGTTCGAAGTGGCGCTGACGCCGCTCGCCGAACTGGGCCGCACGGGCCGCGACAATGTGGTTTTCCTCTTCACGGCCAACCGCAGCGCAACGCCCCAGCCCGTCGAGCGGATCGCTTCGGGCGGCGAGCTTTCCCGCGTCATGCTGGCCCTCAAAGCCCTGCTGGCCCGGTGCATGCAGCTGCCGACGGTCATCTTCGACGAAATAGACACGGGCGTTTCGGGCCGCATCGCCGACGCCATGGGAGAGATCATCGAGTCGCTCTCGGCGACGATGCAGGTCGTGGACATCACCCACCTGCCGCAGGTCGCCTCGAAAGGCTCGGCCCACTTCGTGGTCTACAAGCAGGACGGACGCACCGGCATCCGGCGTCTGACGGCCGAAGAACGCATCACCGAGATCGCCAAAATGCTCTCCGGCAGCCGGATAACCGACGCTGCAGTCGCGCAGGCCCGCATCCTGCTCGGCAAATAA
- a CDS encoding outer membrane protein assembly factor BamD, with the protein MKQTFLYAVCGVILITAFSGCAGINALLKSGQPDLIYSKALEYYQKEKWSRASTLFEGVQHYYSGTPREDSISFFNARCKYKNRDYDTAATLLDDFRRKFGRSAFIEDAEGMYALCFYYLSPGPSRDQTMTGQALIAINEFMSRYPHSEQIENFKTINTELTQRLHDKAYLNAYTYYKIGRYKSAIVSLKNALKQYPESSHREEIMYLIVDASYRFASNSVAEKQTDRYLAMLDSYLSFKEEFPESKHIKEVDRMAQHARDYLDRNKQEDNNI; encoded by the coding sequence ATGAAGCAGACTTTTTTATACGCCGTGTGCGGAGTGATCCTGATCACTGCATTTAGCGGATGCGCAGGAATCAACGCCCTGCTCAAAAGCGGACAACCCGACCTGATTTACAGCAAGGCGCTGGAGTACTACCAGAAGGAGAAGTGGTCGCGGGCCTCGACGCTCTTCGAAGGCGTCCAGCACTACTACTCCGGCACGCCCCGCGAAGACAGCATCTCGTTCTTCAACGCCCGCTGCAAATACAAGAACCGCGATTACGACACGGCGGCGACGCTTCTCGACGATTTCCGCCGCAAGTTCGGCCGCAGCGCCTTCATCGAGGACGCCGAAGGCATGTACGCACTCTGCTTCTACTATCTTTCGCCCGGCCCTTCGCGCGACCAGACGATGACCGGACAGGCGCTGATCGCCATCAACGAATTCATGTCGCGTTATCCGCACAGCGAGCAGATCGAGAATTTCAAGACCATCAACACCGAGCTGACGCAGCGCCTGCACGACAAGGCCTACCTCAACGCATACACTTATTATAAGATAGGCCGCTACAAGTCGGCCATCGTATCGCTCAAGAACGCGCTCAAGCAATACCCCGAAAGTTCGCACCGCGAGGAGATCATGTACCTGATCGTGGACGCCAGCTACCGCTTCGCCAGCAACTCGGTCGCCGAGAAGCAGACCGACCGCTATCTGGCGATGCTCGACTCGTACCTCTCGTTCAAAGAGGAGTTCCCCGAATCGAAACATATCAAGGAGGTGGACCGCATGGCCCAGCACGCCCGCGATTATCTGGACCGCAACAAGCAAGAAGACAACAACATATAG
- the gcvH gene encoding glycine cleavage system protein GcvH, which produces MNVPANLKYSNDHEWCRIEGDTAVIGITDFAQSQLGDIVFVDVPTVGETLAAGEVFGSIEAVKTVSDAFLPVGGEIVEFNDAVDADPAIVNKDAYGEGWIVKVKMSDPAEYDALLSAADYEKLIG; this is translated from the coding sequence ATGAACGTACCTGCAAATCTGAAATACTCGAACGACCATGAGTGGTGCCGTATCGAGGGCGACACGGCCGTTATCGGCATTACCGACTTCGCGCAGAGCCAGCTCGGCGACATCGTTTTCGTAGACGTGCCGACCGTCGGCGAGACGCTCGCCGCAGGCGAGGTGTTCGGCTCGATCGAAGCCGTGAAGACCGTCAGCGACGCTTTCCTGCCCGTCGGCGGTGAAATCGTCGAATTCAACGACGCGGTAGACGCCGACCCCGCAATCGTCAACAAGGACGCTTACGGCGAAGGCTGGATCGTCAAGGTCAAAATGTCCGATCCCGCGGAATACGACGCGCTGCTGAGCGCCGCGGATTACGAAAAGCTGATCGGCTGA
- the coaBC gene encoding bifunctional phosphopantothenoylcysteine decarboxylase/phosphopantothenate--cysteine ligase CoaBC, with translation MDSQGHDIQSPGAGRTVEGLAGRRILLGITGSIAAYKAAVLCRLLKCAGAEVRVVMTPLAKQFITPLTMATLSKNPILVEFFDPENGAWNSHVSLGEWADCYLIAPATANTLAKMACGIADNLLLTTYLSARCPVVVSPAMDLDMYAHPATQENLRRLAERGVRIVQPAEGELASGLTGKGRMAEPADIAAFVGQLFGGENPEKKKSLQGRRFVVTAGATIEAIDPVRFISNHSTGKMGYAIAGALAARGGDVTLVSGRTALPTPAGVQRTDVLSAAEMYDAATAAFDRADGAVMCAAVADYTPDTVSETKIKKCGGEMCITLRRTRDIAAELGARKGSRLLVGFALETHDEQANAEAKLAKKNFDFIVLNSLRDAGAGFRGDTNKVTFIDRSGREELPLMPKSEVAERIADKIESLLK, from the coding sequence ATGGACTCGCAGGGACACGACATACAAAGCCCCGGCGCCGGCCGCACGGTCGAAGGACTCGCGGGACGGCGCATACTGCTGGGCATTACGGGAAGCATAGCGGCCTACAAGGCGGCTGTGCTCTGTCGTTTATTGAAGTGCGCGGGCGCCGAAGTGCGCGTCGTCATGACGCCGCTGGCCAAGCAGTTCATCACGCCCCTGACGATGGCCACCCTCTCGAAAAACCCGATTCTCGTGGAATTCTTCGACCCGGAAAACGGAGCGTGGAATTCGCACGTCTCGCTCGGCGAGTGGGCCGACTGTTACCTGATAGCCCCCGCCACGGCCAATACGCTGGCCAAAATGGCCTGCGGCATCGCCGACAACCTGCTGCTGACGACCTATCTCTCGGCCCGCTGCCCGGTCGTCGTGTCGCCGGCCATGGACCTCGACATGTACGCCCATCCCGCGACGCAGGAGAACCTGCGCCGTCTGGCCGAACGGGGCGTGCGGATCGTCCAGCCCGCCGAAGGCGAGCTGGCCAGCGGACTGACGGGCAAGGGCCGCATGGCCGAACCTGCCGACATCGCCGCCTTCGTCGGCCAACTGTTCGGCGGAGAAAATCCCGAAAAAAAAAAGAGCCTGCAAGGTAGACGCTTCGTCGTAACGGCAGGCGCCACGATCGAAGCCATCGACCCCGTGCGGTTCATATCGAACCACTCGACGGGCAAGATGGGCTACGCCATTGCGGGCGCACTGGCCGCCCGCGGCGGCGACGTGACGCTCGTCAGCGGCCGTACGGCCCTGCCGACGCCCGCCGGAGTGCAGCGCACGGACGTACTTTCTGCCGCCGAAATGTACGACGCCGCCACCGCGGCTTTCGACCGAGCCGACGGAGCCGTCATGTGCGCGGCCGTCGCGGACTACACGCCCGATACCGTTTCTGAAACGAAAATCAAAAAATGCGGCGGCGAAATGTGCATCACCCTGCGCCGCACGCGCGACATCGCCGCCGAACTGGGCGCACGCAAAGGCAGCCGCCTGCTGGTGGGCTTCGCGCTCGAAACCCACGACGAACAGGCCAACGCCGAAGCCAAGCTCGCCAAGAAGAACTTCGACTTCATCGTCCTCAACTCGCTGCGCGACGCCGGGGCCGGATTCCGCGGCGACACCAACAAAGTCACCTTCATCGACCGCAGCGGCCGGGAGGAACTGCCCCTGATGCCGAAGTCCGAAGTCGCGGAGCGCATCGCCGATAAAATCGAATCACTGTTAAAATAG